From the Lathyrus oleraceus cultivar Zhongwan6 chromosome 3, CAAS_Psat_ZW6_1.0, whole genome shotgun sequence genome, the window CTAGCTATTTCCCTCCGCTGATTTTTCGTTCCTCCTTACGCTATCGTTGTTTTTGTTATTTCTCAGTATCGTTGCATTGATCTAATTACTACATGCTGTATCAATTTCGAATTCTCTTTGGTGTTTTCTCAACTTGTATGATCTACTTTTTCAATCCAATTTTATAGTCAATTTGATGTTGTATACCCTTAGGTCTTTTATAATAGGAGATTAATCACATCATGTTTCAATTTTAAAACATCCAACTCTGGAAATTTCCTTGTTTTATGGTAAATTCGtgtttttcttcttcttctagTAACCTCCATTTTAGAGCAATTTTAAGGCTTTCTGGTGTTAGATGTGTAGTCTTAAAATAATTTGAAGGTTGGTTAGTTGGTTATGAATTTAATAAAATGTTTTATTTGTTTCGTAGAGACAAGATGGCGGTTCCTCTTCTAACCAAGAAGATTATCAAGAAGCGTGTCAAGAGGTTCATTAGGCCTCAAAGTGACAGGAGAATATGTGTCAAGGTATGTCGGTGATGTTTACTTGTTTTTATATGTTTCAGAAATTTGTAGGCTTTATTAGGTTTAGGTTTATGCATGAGTATCATTTGTTCTTTTGGATTTTGGAATACAAAAACATGTTGTGTTTCTATCCGATGACCATCATCTGCTATTTTCgactttcattttttatttgcTGTACTCAATATGCTGGTTTAATCTTCCGAGCAAATTGGTTCCACCATGTGGATATAACATTTGTACCTTATGCTGTTTTGGTTTGCAGGAAAGTTGGCGCAGGCCAAAGGGTATTGACTCACGTGTTAGGAGAAAGTTCAAAGGAGTTACTTTGATGCCAAACATTGGGTATGGTTCCGACAAGAAGACCCGCCACTATCTGCCTAACGGTTTCAAGAAGTTTCTTGTCCACAATGTCAAAGATCTAGAACTTCTGATGATGCATAACAGGTAACAAATTTTAGTCTTCAATTCCATTATCCATGTTAGCATTCTTCTTTAGTACATTCTGACTTTGTTTACTTGCTTGGAAACATCAGAACATACTGTGCTGAGATAGCACACAACGTGTCAACCAGGAAAAGAAAGGATATCGTTGAACGTGCAGCACAATTGGATGTTGTTGTCACAAACAAATTGGCTAGGTTGCGCAGCCAAGAGGAcgaatgattgtttttcaaatTTATTTGCTATTATTGTTTGTTGTATGGGCATGACAGAATACCCTCAGCATTGTTGTCTGATGAATTTCAGTTTTTGAATCTAGTGTTTAGTATTGACATCTGAGTTATGATTATTGAGTTTTTTTTACATAGTCATCTTGTGCTCTCTTTTCATATTTCTAATTTTTGGTATCTTGATTGCTTTTTGTGCATGTGTTTATGCTATTTTCTTTAATGGCTGTAGATATTAATGTATTATCTGCCACAACCTAGCCCTTACATTAGCAGATAGAGGTATTGCCTTGAGAGTTGCAGTGTGAGAGAGGTGAAGGATGATTTTTACTACCATTAGTAAAAACAATTTGTTACGGTTAGTGTTTGGTTGTGAGGGTAAGGCTAAAGATTCAGAAAGAAAGGAAGAGTTGTGAAagaatttttatttttttgtctATAAAGTTAAGAATTTTGAATTAAGTCTAATAATGCGTTGTGGAAGAATATGAAGAGAATCTTAAAAAGTCTTAtcaaataaaatttaaaaaattggTTTGTATAATTTCTTGTCATTTCTCTTTGTTGTAATGAGGCTTACGCAATTATAATTTCTTGTAATGATTATGTAAGTATGAGATGTTTTTGCATGATAGGCTTATTATGACTAAAGTAAAACATCCGTTCCTCTTTTTTATTCCTTTGGAGGTGATTTTGAATGGGATCTGGATCCTCTCTTGCTATTTTTTTTCTTACGGCCCCTTTTGCCTTAATTTTAGCCTTATGATGACAAAAACTAAAAGATATGCATTAAATAAATGAAGAGATCAAATCGTTAGGTTTAATTTAACAGTCAGAAATCACACAGGGGAGATATGCAGCAGAAAAATAGCAGAGGTTATTTGTTTTCTTATGAATGAGCACAAACATTTAGATATTTGATTTTTTTACAAGAGAGTACCCTTAcaaattattattaatattaaaaCTCCGGATTGATCTGATATAGGCATGTCAAATGCTAAAGCTTCTGGAACGTTTTTCTGACCACTGAACATTCAACATTCAATCCGGAACAATTCTATGCATTTTACACCAATTAGTTAGCAAGTTACTTATTCAACTCCTTTATACATGCTGTTGGTGCCATTTTAGGTAACAGTGTTTAAACACCAATTAGTTAGCGAGTTAGTTATTCAACTCTTTTATACATTGGTGCCATGTTAGATAAGAGTGTTTAAACACTATTTTAATACTCTCTCATCGTCGATGTGTTAAGCTTATAAGTACATCTCCCGCTCCGTTGCATAGAAAGTTCTCCTCCATCATAGATATTTATGGTTCCGGTGCAAAacatatattattttatttcaattttcTTGACTCAAAATCTCTCAATAGTTTTTCTTCACAATAATCGTAATTGATTGAATTAAAATGGTACCCTCAAGTGTTGAATGtaatgaaatgaaaaaaaattaagGTGATAATTTAGTTCCTTGAGATGACATCTCATTTATAAATGGAATTTGTTTTATTCAATTATTTGCGATGGTTTTTACTAGCGGGTAGCGGATAAAAAAACTAATTACATCGACAATTTAAATCGGAAAAAAAAAACGATTGTTTATGGTTTGGTTCAAAAATCAAACTAAACCAAAGAAAACCAATGTTGTTTGGTTTGCTTCTCGGTTTTAGTTCTTAGGAATCGACGAACCAAGCCAATGACTATAATTATCCACTTGATCTTGTATTCATCCCATTATTAAACTCAAATTTTGTACTGGTCCAACCCTACACCATTTTGTTTACGCTTCATTCCCTTCAACAAAACACATAGTCATAACCAATCTCCAAACAtagaaaatagaaataataagTCATAAAAATATATTATCACCAAATTGGTGCTCCCGTTGGCTACCACTTTTGTTGCTCTTGCCACTGTAATTCTAATATGTTATGGTTGTCTTCTTCGTGTTAAAATCGAAGTAGAGAGATTTCTCAAAAAGCAAGTCGTTTATTCTTTTAAGCACCATTATTGAATGATTTTCTTCGAGTTTATATGCCTCGTCAATAAATAGGATACCCACTTTGGTGACAAATTTGTAGGAGATGACAATTCTACCATATGATGTCTGCCAACATCTACAATTTGATGTTCCCAATGTGGTAAGATTATGTCATAGTTAGATATTTCATAGAACAGTCTATCATTCTTCTTAAGAGAATGGACTTTCTTATAACGTAATTGATGAGGTATTCAGTCCTCACCATTACACGATGACTCTAGAAATATGGTGTCAATTGTCTTTCCGTGGTGACGATGGCTAAGGCAAGTTAATATTTCTAAAATCTCTAACTTAATAAGTCCATGCATAAACAATTTTATCCTTCATCTGGTCCAATATCATACTTTCAACATAGTTCAAGAAATTCAAATATTTCGCATAAACGATTATGAAATATGTGACAAATTTGACATATAACTCTTCTATAAAAGAATTGATTATGTCATTCCATGCATCCATTATGCTTTCCAATGTCTGACTAAGTTTGACAATTTTCCTATCTTCACCATTGGTTTGTCGGGTTCCTACCTCGTGCTTAAGTCCACCTCTCACGTTTTTTTGTTATATGATACCTACACAATAAAATATATGACGTACAAAATACCTTTACAATCGAATTCATCAGTGCGGTGTGGCGATGAATGACAATCATCCATGACATGTTTTCTATGTTTTTCATCATATCATGACACGTTTCCAAAGCCCGTGTAAAATTATCATCTTTTTTACATTCCAAAATCGCAAATCCAATTGAACAAGTCATCTCTATAGAAGTAACACCAACAAATTCTAAAAGAGGAAACTTGTACTTGTTGGTCTTATATGTTGAATCTATTATGAGTACCGTGAGAAGTGTGTTGAATAACTTGATGGAATCACGATGAGTCCAAAGTTTGTCTAGAACAATTTTTCCATCCTCACACTCTTTAATTAGATACACAATGATGCTCATATAATAGTTTCAATAATTATTGCACTTCAGATCTTGGACCTCTTATCGCATGTTGTTTCAGTGGCGAACAATTTATACTTGTTTAATATTTGTGACTATTCCAGGTCTTTTCCTTTTCAAAGTTGTCAATATCTTTTTGGGATCAATCATATTCAATGACATGTCAGAAACAAATTTGTTCTCTCCAGAATTCAGACGACATAAAATAGGATGACCAACTAACTTGTGACACAATCCATGACTATGTATACCCCAAATCATACTAAATGTCCATGTATTATTCGATTTGTGGTACCCGCACAACTTAAAAGGACATCAACATTTTCTTGTTCCATTGCCATCGTGTTTCAACTTCCGGATAAGTTTTTTATACTGACCATTTCTTTCACATCTCATCGAAACAAATGCTTGCCTTATATCAGAACCATAATCTGACCCTCCTGATAACAATGCGAAAATCTAATTTGGCAGCCCCACATGGATCCACTGAAGCATATGTCCATGTAAAGTAAACTTTTGTTTATCGATAATTTCCCTCCAACATAAACGCGTATAATACCTTGTTGGGGATGTTTTAGATAATCATCCTTTAATACATTAGATTTGTTGACAACATCAAGGTgtattgtaacacccttctaaaataccccaaatatttaattaattcaacaatatatcaatcagagtaaatatgcaattaagggtgtcacacaattacttcacaccattcaccataataactgtcatgctctttattaaAACAAGGTAAACActtgcataatacgcagcggatagagaccaattcaatcatgcaaaacatgtaacacattacatgtaaaatggttcacaaccaacaataaaacatttaaaacatcccatcccgatgttacatctaccagagcatgacccactaaggaactacactagactccaagcactagctcctactcaattactgcttgttacctgaaaaatagttgtaagggtgagttcctcaatcgatataataagcattataaattatcatgtaatgttaagtaagttaacacattcaatcaccctaatcagatcacgcaatcagtaacggcaata encodes:
- the LOC127125853 gene encoding 60S ribosomal protein L32-1 → MAVPLLTKKIIKKRVKRFIRPQSDRRICVKESWRRPKGIDSRVRRKFKGVTLMPNIGYGSDKKTRHYLPNGFKKFLVHNVKDLELLMMHNRTYCAEIAHNVSTRKRKDIVERAAQLDVVVTNKLARLRSQEDE